A window of the Microbacterium sp. AZCO genome harbors these coding sequences:
- a CDS encoding carboxymuconolactone decarboxylase family protein: MSGHTRIRPIPVTGAYGALVKIVSRRMVGKVPESMGVLWNHRAIMRDSMAIGQKVEHWKELDPALAVYAAMASAATIGCSFCLDFNYFMSHGRGLDEAKVREVPCWRESTLFTPLERRVMQYAEDASQTPPAVTDELSDALVADLGPAAVVELAARVAFMNMTARMNLALGIHSEQFADACGLAPLAQRSAVAERA; this comes from the coding sequence CCGCCCAATCCCCGTCACCGGCGCCTATGGCGCACTCGTCAAGATCGTGTCCCGCCGGATGGTCGGCAAGGTGCCCGAGTCGATGGGTGTCCTCTGGAACCACCGCGCCATCATGAGGGACTCCATGGCGATCGGCCAGAAGGTCGAGCACTGGAAGGAGCTCGACCCCGCCCTCGCCGTCTATGCCGCGATGGCGTCGGCGGCGACGATCGGCTGCAGCTTCTGCCTCGACTTCAACTACTTCATGTCCCACGGCCGGGGACTCGACGAGGCGAAGGTGCGCGAAGTGCCGTGCTGGCGGGAGTCGACCCTGTTCACACCGCTCGAGCGCCGGGTCATGCAGTACGCGGAGGACGCGAGCCAGACGCCGCCCGCCGTCACCGACGAGCTCTCCGACGCGCTGGTCGCCGATCTCGGACCCGCCGCGGTCGTCGAACTTGCGGCCCGCGTCGCATTCATGAACATGACGGCTCGCATGAACCTCGCGCTCGGCATCCACTCCGAGCAGTTCGCGGACGCGTGCGGGCTCGCGCCGCTCGCCCAGCGGTCGGCCGTCGCCGAGCGCGCGTAG
- a CDS encoding RNA polymerase sigma-70 factor produces MSSDDPFVLHRGLLFTVAYELLGSAADAEDVLQESWLRWAAVDQTEIREPRAYLVRIVTRQALNHLRTVSRRREEYVGEWLPEPLLTSPDVADDVELADNVSIAMLTVLETLGPAERAVFVLREVFDLPYDEIADAVGRSPATVRQIAHRAKEHVAARRPRVRVERSEFEDVVGRMVAALNTGDLQGLMDVLAPDVVSVADGGGKVRGAARHPIVGAERLARYLVGGLAKAGGVVRASTTWVNGQRGIRMEVDGQLVGVVSLTVEAGRITRIYSIANPDKLGGLAEEAALLR; encoded by the coding sequence ATGAGCAGCGACGACCCGTTCGTCCTCCATCGGGGTCTGTTGTTCACGGTCGCGTACGAGCTGCTCGGCTCGGCGGCCGACGCGGAGGACGTACTGCAGGAGTCGTGGCTGCGCTGGGCAGCCGTCGACCAGACCGAGATCCGCGAGCCGCGTGCGTACCTCGTGCGGATCGTGACGCGGCAGGCGCTCAATCACCTGCGGACGGTCTCGCGCCGGCGTGAGGAGTACGTCGGGGAGTGGCTCCCCGAGCCGCTCCTCACGAGCCCCGACGTGGCCGACGATGTGGAGCTCGCCGACAACGTGTCGATCGCGATGCTCACTGTCCTCGAGACGCTCGGACCCGCGGAGCGAGCCGTCTTCGTGCTGCGCGAGGTGTTCGACCTTCCCTACGACGAGATCGCGGATGCCGTGGGCCGCAGTCCCGCGACCGTCCGGCAGATCGCGCACCGCGCGAAGGAGCACGTCGCCGCGCGTCGGCCCCGCGTCCGGGTCGAGCGGTCGGAGTTCGAGGATGTGGTCGGCCGCATGGTCGCGGCCCTCAACACGGGCGACTTGCAGGGGCTGATGGACGTGCTCGCGCCCGACGTCGTGTCCGTCGCGGACGGCGGCGGGAAGGTGCGCGGGGCCGCGCGTCACCCGATCGTGGGTGCGGAGCGCCTGGCCCGGTACCTCGTGGGCGGGCTGGCGAAGGCAGGGGGAGTCGTGCGGGCGAGCACGACGTGGGTCAACGGGCAGCGCGGGATCCGCATGGAGGTGGACGGGCAGCTCGTCGGGGTCGTCAGCCTCACCGTCGAGGCGGGTCGCATCACCCGCATCTACTCGATCGCCAACCCCGACAAGCTCGGTGGGCTCGCGGAGGAGGCCGCTCTCCTCCGCTGA
- a CDS encoding LLM class flavin-dependent oxidoreductase has protein sequence MVASASRVVLDWFLPLTGDSRTNLALGSATDNDPARLHAASRRPTLDYLSQIARASEHLGFESVLVPTGGGNEESWTIATALTQHTRRLEYLVAVRPGLVSPTLQAQVTASFQNVSDGRLRINVVAGGEDAEQRRFGDRIGHDGRYARAAEYLEVLTRLWTGERVTHHGDFFDIEDAYIPAISTVPEIYLGGSSDAAIAVAAEHADVYLTWGEPPAQAGEKIARVAERAAARGRTLRYGIRLHAIARPTSDEAWAVADALIAGLDPAVVADRRAAFAASGSVGQQRQFALTNGGTSRAELEIHPGLWAGASLVRGGAGTALVGSYTEVADLIEEYRAVGFSEFVLSGYPHLEEAYWFGEGVRPELARRGLL, from the coding sequence ATGGTGGCATCGGCATCGAGGGTCGTCCTCGACTGGTTCCTGCCGCTCACGGGCGACTCGCGCACCAACCTCGCGCTCGGGAGCGCGACCGACAACGACCCCGCGCGGCTGCACGCGGCATCCCGCCGGCCGACGCTCGACTACCTGAGCCAGATCGCCCGCGCGTCCGAGCACCTCGGCTTCGAGTCGGTGCTCGTGCCGACGGGAGGCGGCAACGAGGAGAGCTGGACGATCGCGACCGCTCTCACCCAGCACACACGCCGGCTGGAGTACCTCGTCGCGGTGCGGCCGGGACTCGTCTCGCCGACGCTGCAGGCGCAGGTGACGGCGAGCTTCCAGAACGTGAGCGACGGGCGTCTGCGCATCAACGTCGTCGCGGGCGGAGAGGATGCCGAGCAGCGCCGGTTCGGCGACCGCATCGGGCACGACGGACGCTACGCCCGCGCCGCCGAGTACCTCGAGGTGCTCACCCGGCTCTGGACGGGTGAGCGCGTCACGCACCACGGCGATTTCTTCGACATCGAGGATGCCTACATCCCCGCGATCTCGACGGTGCCCGAGATCTACCTCGGCGGGTCGTCGGACGCCGCGATCGCGGTCGCCGCGGAGCACGCCGACGTCTATCTCACGTGGGGCGAGCCGCCCGCACAGGCCGGCGAGAAGATCGCGCGCGTGGCGGAGCGCGCGGCGGCCCGAGGGCGCACACTGCGCTACGGCATCCGTCTGCACGCCATCGCCCGGCCGACCTCCGACGAGGCGTGGGCGGTCGCCGATGCGCTGATCGCGGGGCTGGACCCCGCGGTCGTGGCGGACCGGCGCGCGGCCTTCGCGGCCTCGGGCTCGGTCGGACAGCAGCGCCAGTTCGCCCTCACGAACGGCGGCACGTCGCGCGCCGAGCTCGAGATCCATCCCGGCCTGTGGGCGGGCGCCTCGCTCGTGCGCGGCGGCGCCGGCACGGCGCTCGTCGGCAGCTACACCGAGGTCGCCGATCTCATCGAGGAGTACCGCGCCGTCGGCTTCTCGGAGTTCGTGCTCTCGGGATACCCGCACCTCGAAGAGGCGTACTGGTTCGGCGAGGGCGTGCGCCCCGAGCTCGCCCGGCGCGGCCTCCTCTGA
- a CDS encoding MFS transporter produces MSRTLTTSAPASLGPVNPRSRVITASLVGTTIEFYDFYVYATAAVLVFPVLFFPTGNDTTALLASFGVFGAAMIARPLGAIVFGHFGDRFGRKATLVASLLVMGIATFLIGCLPTYNDIGWWAALLLLILRLAQGFALGGEWSGAALVATENAPAGKRAWYGTFPQLGAPLGFIIANGIFLGINFLLPHPDGAAQRSEAFLAWGWRVPFLFSAVMVIIGLWVRLRLVESETFAKAEQKGAIRKFPLGVVIRHHWKELILGTFIMLATYVLFYLMTNFTLSYGTKAASVDVASAAAAAQAEAAGKTFDATAFAAQFYPGLGFGYTDFVIMQIIGVVFFGIFTLLSGPIADAIGRRKLLIWVTSLIIVFGLTFNLFLLPQADPKFTGAMVQAFLVFGFMLMGSTFGPMGAVLPELFPTNVRYSGSAISYNVSSILGAALAPIVAVALWAATGGSPWLVGLYLSAMAVLTLIALLFSKETKDVDYDDNLGVGATGSL; encoded by the coding sequence ATGTCACGCACACTCACCACATCGGCTCCCGCATCCCTCGGTCCCGTCAATCCGCGCTCGCGCGTCATCACCGCGAGCCTCGTCGGCACCACGATCGAGTTCTACGACTTCTACGTCTACGCGACGGCGGCCGTGCTCGTCTTCCCCGTCCTCTTCTTCCCCACCGGCAACGACACGACGGCGCTCCTCGCCTCGTTCGGCGTGTTCGGCGCGGCCATGATCGCGCGACCCCTCGGCGCCATCGTGTTCGGCCACTTCGGCGACCGGTTCGGCCGCAAGGCCACGCTCGTGGCATCCCTCCTCGTCATGGGGATCGCGACGTTCCTCATCGGCTGCCTCCCCACCTACAACGACATCGGCTGGTGGGCGGCACTCCTCCTCCTCATCCTCCGCCTCGCGCAGGGCTTCGCCCTCGGCGGCGAGTGGTCGGGGGCGGCGCTCGTCGCCACCGAGAACGCGCCCGCGGGCAAGCGGGCGTGGTACGGCACCTTCCCGCAGCTCGGCGCCCCGCTGGGCTTCATCATCGCCAACGGCATCTTCCTCGGCATCAACTTCCTGCTGCCGCACCCCGACGGGGCGGCCCAGCGCTCGGAGGCGTTCCTCGCGTGGGGCTGGCGGGTGCCGTTCCTCTTCTCGGCCGTCATGGTCATCATCGGCCTGTGGGTGCGGCTGCGCCTCGTCGAGTCCGAGACGTTCGCGAAGGCGGAGCAGAAGGGTGCGATCCGCAAGTTCCCGCTCGGCGTCGTCATCCGGCACCACTGGAAGGAGCTCATCCTCGGCACGTTCATCATGCTGGCGACGTACGTGCTGTTCTACCTGATGACGAACTTCACGCTGTCGTACGGCACGAAGGCCGCGAGTGTCGATGTGGCGTCCGCCGCGGCGGCGGCTCAGGCGGAGGCGGCGGGCAAGACCTTCGACGCGACGGCGTTCGCGGCGCAGTTCTACCCCGGCCTCGGCTTCGGCTACACCGACTTCGTCATCATGCAGATCATCGGCGTCGTGTTCTTCGGCATCTTCACGCTGCTGTCGGGACCGATCGCCGACGCGATCGGCCGCCGCAAGCTGCTCATCTGGGTGACGAGCCTCATCATCGTGTTCGGTCTGACGTTCAACCTGTTCCTGCTGCCGCAGGCCGACCCGAAGTTCACCGGCGCGATGGTGCAGGCGTTCCTCGTCTTCGGGTTCATGCTCATGGGATCGACCTTCGGGCCGATGGGCGCTGTGCTGCCCGAGCTGTTCCCCACGAACGTCCGCTACTCCGGCTCGGCGATCTCGTACAACGTGTCGTCCATCCTCGGGGCGGCGCTCGCGCCGATCGTCGCGGTGGCTCTCTGGGCCGCGACGGGCGGTTCACCCTGGCTCGTCGGACTGTATCTGTCGGCCATGGCGGTGCTGACGCTCATCGCGCTCCTCTTCTCGAAGGAGACGAAGGACGTCGACTACGACGACAACCTGGGCGTCGGAGCGACCGGCTCGCTCTGA
- a CDS encoding Fe-S protein translates to MEILRHVVLLVHLTGFAILFGAWVVELVSRRRQVTRLMEWGLAIAGVAGLILAAPWGIDYELNYVKIGVKLVILLVIGALLGIGMGRQKKTGSVPPAIFWSIGILTFANAAIAVLWR, encoded by the coding sequence ATGGAAATCCTGCGCCATGTCGTCCTGCTCGTCCACCTCACCGGTTTCGCGATCCTGTTCGGCGCATGGGTCGTCGAGCTCGTCAGCCGACGCCGTCAGGTCACTCGTCTCATGGAGTGGGGCCTCGCGATCGCGGGTGTCGCCGGCCTCATCCTCGCCGCCCCGTGGGGCATCGACTACGAGCTCAACTACGTCAAGATCGGCGTCAAGCTCGTCATCCTGCTCGTCATCGGCGCGCTGCTGGGAATCGGCATGGGCCGCCAGAAGAAGACGGGCTCCGTGCCCCCCGCGATCTTCTGGTCGATCGGCATCCTCACCTTCGCCAACGCGGCGATCGCGGTGCTCTGGCGCTGA
- the ribH gene encoding 6,7-dimethyl-8-ribityllumazine synthase: MSGKGAPIVGGTDATGLDIVVIAGTWHDVITDGLIAGAERTLEAAGADWRLVRVPGSFELPVAAKAALDAGADAVVALGVIIRGGTPHFDFVSNAATDGLTRVALDTGKPVGFGVLTLDDEQQGIDRAGLPGSKEDKGAEAADAAIRTALVLRELREARRRPAGF, encoded by the coding sequence ATGAGCGGCAAAGGCGCACCCATCGTCGGCGGAACGGATGCCACGGGGCTCGACATCGTCGTGATCGCGGGCACCTGGCACGACGTCATCACCGACGGCCTCATCGCCGGCGCCGAGCGGACGCTCGAGGCGGCGGGAGCGGACTGGCGGCTCGTGCGCGTGCCCGGGTCGTTCGAGCTCCCCGTGGCGGCGAAGGCGGCACTGGATGCCGGCGCCGACGCCGTCGTGGCGCTCGGCGTCATCATCCGCGGCGGCACGCCGCACTTCGACTTCGTGTCCAACGCCGCGACCGACGGACTCACGCGCGTCGCGCTCGACACGGGCAAGCCGGTCGGCTTCGGCGTGCTCACCCTCGACGACGAGCAGCAGGGGATCGACCGGGCGGGTCTGCCCGGCTCGAAGGAGGACAAGGGCGCCGAGGCGGCGGATGCCGCCATCCGCACGGCGCTGGTCCTCCGGGAACTGCGGGAGGCCCGTCGGCGTCCCGCGGGGTTCTGA
- the ribA gene encoding GTP cyclohydrolase II: MSLSTIPDALESLRQGRPVIVADDENRENEGDVVLSAELATPEWVAWTVRWSSGFICAPMPAEWADRLDLPPMVAVNEDARGTAYTVSVDAADRQSTGISASDRAHTLNVLADPDSTPTSVIRPGHILPLRAVDGGVRERGGHTEAAVELTRLAGLKPVGAIAEIVAEDGSMMRLPGLIELGKRDGVPVITIEQLIAYLEENEPLEAPANAAHKRRVSLRAEANVPTSHGQFRLLAYKDRMTGTDHVAIVSGELAEEAPLVRVHSECLTGEAFGSLKCECGPQLEAALDAIEQDGGVVIYMRGHEGRGIGLINKLRAYSLQERGLDTVDANLALGLPADARDYAAAAGILADLGVDKVRLLTNNSDKVNQLRELGLDIVEQVPLLVGVGPNNHQYLATKRDRMGHIIDEQELSEALAQMKESHLTGGATA, from the coding sequence ATGAGCCTTTCCACGATCCCCGACGCCCTGGAGTCCCTGCGCCAGGGCCGCCCCGTCATCGTCGCCGACGACGAGAACCGCGAGAACGAGGGCGACGTCGTCCTCTCGGCCGAGCTCGCGACGCCCGAGTGGGTGGCCTGGACGGTCCGCTGGTCGAGCGGCTTCATCTGCGCGCCCATGCCCGCCGAGTGGGCCGACCGTCTCGACCTGCCGCCGATGGTCGCGGTCAACGAGGACGCCCGCGGCACGGCCTACACCGTGAGCGTCGACGCCGCCGACCGCCAGTCGACCGGGATCAGCGCCTCCGACCGCGCGCACACCCTCAACGTGCTCGCCGACCCCGACTCCACGCCGACGAGCGTCATCCGTCCCGGCCACATCCTTCCGCTGCGGGCCGTCGACGGCGGCGTGCGCGAGCGCGGAGGCCACACCGAGGCCGCTGTCGAGCTCACGCGCCTGGCGGGGCTCAAGCCGGTCGGCGCGATCGCCGAGATCGTCGCCGAGGACGGGTCGATGATGCGCCTGCCCGGGCTGATCGAGCTCGGCAAGCGTGACGGCGTGCCCGTCATCACGATCGAGCAGCTCATCGCCTACCTCGAGGAGAACGAGCCGCTCGAGGCCCCTGCGAATGCCGCGCACAAGCGCCGCGTCAGCCTGCGCGCCGAGGCGAACGTGCCGACCTCGCACGGGCAGTTCCGGCTTCTCGCCTACAAGGACCGCATGACCGGCACCGACCACGTCGCGATCGTCTCGGGCGAGCTCGCCGAGGAGGCGCCGCTCGTGCGCGTGCACTCCGAGTGCCTGACGGGCGAGGCGTTCGGCTCGCTCAAGTGCGAGTGCGGCCCCCAGCTCGAGGCCGCCCTCGACGCGATCGAGCAGGACGGCGGCGTCGTCATCTACATGCGCGGTCACGAGGGTCGCGGCATCGGCCTCATCAACAAGCTGCGCGCGTACAGCCTGCAGGAGCGCGGCCTCGACACGGTCGACGCCAACCTCGCCCTCGGCCTTCCGGCCGACGCGCGCGACTACGCGGCGGCGGCCGGTATCCTCGCGGATCTCGGCGTGGACAAGGTGCGCCTGCTCACGAACAACTCCGACAAGGTGAACCAGCTCCGCGAGCTCGGGCTCGACATCGTCGAGCAGGTGCCGCTCCTCGTGGGCGTCGGCCCGAACAATCACCAGTACCTGGCCACCAAGCGCGACCGCATGGGCCACATCATCGACGAGCAGGAGCTCAGCGAGGCTCTCGCCCAGATGAAGGAGTCGCACCTGACCGGAGGAGCAACCGCATGA
- a CDS encoding riboflavin synthase: MFTGIVEEIGEVTEVAPSGDGVRLTVRAPKAVSDAGHGDSISISGVCLTVVDQGDDWFTADVMKQTLDMSTLAGVAAGRAVNVERATQAHGRLGGHIVQGHIDGTGEVLEVRRGAEWRVLRIGLPAHLAPLVVDKGSIAVDGVSLTVSAVSPASTAAASPHWFEVSLIPETLEATTLGARGAGDDVNLETDILARHVQRLVAFGLPASTDPVAPAAATEGGSR; the protein is encoded by the coding sequence ATGTTCACGGGCATCGTCGAGGAGATCGGCGAAGTGACCGAGGTGGCGCCGTCGGGTGACGGCGTCCGGCTGACGGTGCGCGCGCCGAAGGCCGTATCGGATGCCGGGCACGGCGACTCCATCTCGATCAGCGGCGTCTGCCTGACGGTCGTCGACCAGGGCGACGACTGGTTCACGGCCGACGTCATGAAGCAGACGCTCGACATGTCGACGCTCGCGGGCGTCGCCGCGGGCCGCGCCGTCAACGTCGAACGCGCGACGCAGGCGCACGGTCGCCTCGGCGGGCACATCGTGCAGGGGCATATCGACGGCACGGGCGAAGTGCTCGAGGTGCGACGCGGCGCCGAGTGGCGCGTGCTCCGCATCGGCCTCCCCGCCCACCTCGCACCGCTCGTCGTCGACAAGGGCTCGATCGCCGTCGACGGCGTCTCGCTCACCGTCAGCGCCGTCTCTCCGGCCTCGACGGCGGCGGCGTCTCCGCACTGGTTCGAGGTGTCGCTGATCCCCGAGACCCTCGAAGCGACGACCCTCGGCGCCCGCGGCGCCGGCGACGACGTCAACCTCGAGACCGACATCCTCGCGCGGCACGTGCAGCGCCTGGTCGCCTTCGGCCTCCCCGCATCGACTGACCCCGTGGCACCCGCCGCGGCAACGGAAGGAGGCTCCCGATGA
- the ribD gene encoding bifunctional diaminohydroxyphosphoribosylaminopyrimidine deaminase/5-amino-6-(5-phosphoribosylamino)uracil reductase RibD yields MTVNDAEERAMRRALAIARNGPRGINPQVGAVLLSTAGDVLAEGWHRGASTPHAEVDALSKLAPGAARGATAVVTLEPCNHTGRTGPCADALIAAGVARVVYAVDDPGDHSSGGGDKLRQAGVDVERGLLGDEGRRLLESWLTVQSLGRPHVTVKWAQSLDGRAAAADGTSQWITGPEARADVHRRRARADAIVAGTGTVLADDPALTARDAEGALLPHQPVPVVLGVRGVPEDAAVRRHPLPFLQYSGDDLRAALADLRERGIQSVFVEGGPTIASAFVREGLADEVLAYVAPVLLGGDRLALGDIGVASIDEGRRLQVAAIERLGDDLLIVATPSRSAHAVTAAGSPGQSTKHHEEGDE; encoded by the coding sequence ATGACGGTGAACGACGCGGAAGAGCGCGCCATGCGGCGCGCACTCGCCATCGCGCGCAACGGTCCCCGCGGCATCAACCCGCAGGTGGGCGCAGTGCTGCTGTCGACCGCCGGAGACGTCCTGGCCGAGGGGTGGCACCGAGGGGCGAGCACGCCCCACGCCGAAGTCGACGCGCTCTCGAAGCTCGCCCCGGGAGCCGCGCGCGGCGCGACCGCGGTCGTGACCCTGGAGCCCTGCAACCACACCGGTCGCACCGGTCCCTGCGCCGATGCGCTCATCGCCGCCGGCGTCGCGCGGGTCGTGTACGCCGTCGACGACCCGGGCGACCATTCGTCGGGCGGCGGGGACAAGCTGCGCCAGGCGGGCGTCGACGTGGAGCGCGGCCTGCTCGGCGACGAGGGGCGGCGACTGCTCGAGTCCTGGCTGACCGTGCAGAGCCTCGGCCGTCCGCATGTCACCGTCAAATGGGCGCAGAGCCTCGACGGGCGGGCGGCGGCGGCCGACGGCACGAGTCAGTGGATCACCGGACCCGAAGCGCGCGCCGACGTGCACCGGCGCCGCGCACGGGCCGACGCCATCGTGGCCGGCACCGGCACCGTGCTCGCCGACGATCCCGCGCTGACGGCCCGCGATGCCGAGGGCGCACTGCTGCCTCATCAGCCTGTCCCGGTCGTGCTCGGTGTGCGGGGGGTGCCCGAGGACGCGGCCGTGCGGCGGCATCCCCTCCCCTTCCTCCAGTATTCGGGCGACGACCTGCGCGCGGCCCTCGCCGATCTGCGCGAGCGCGGCATCCAGAGCGTGTTCGTCGAGGGCGGCCCCACGATCGCGAGCGCGTTCGTTCGCGAGGGTCTCGCCGACGAGGTGCTGGCATACGTCGCACCGGTGCTGCTCGGCGGCGACCGCCTCGCCCTCGGCGACATCGGCGTCGCCTCGATCGATGAGGGCCGGCGCCTCCAGGTCGCCGCGATCGAGCGACTCGGCGATGACCTGCTCATCGTCGCCACGCCCAGCCGGAGTGCGCACGCCGTCACGGCGGCAGGCTCCCCCGGGCAGAGCACGAAGCACCACGAAGAAGGAGACGAGTGA
- a CDS encoding sugar-binding transcriptional regulator, translating into MIGRALTAAHLYYVQDRTMDAIAHELDTSRSTVSRLLTYARSTGIVDIRIRSPFAAPQRLEERLADRYGVTAQVVPVPDDTTEVDRLQRVAVAAGHALLELVHDDMTIGVAWGSTTEAVSRHLVPKAVRGTTFVQLNGSGNTQTTGILYASEILSRFAAAYEASAQQFPVPAFFDDPQTKEGMWRERSTRRILDMQASMDLVVFSTGSAGSRVPSHVYSGGYLEADELDELSEEGVVGDIATVFFRADGSSDGIALNDRATGPTLELLRRVPRRLCIVSGVSKLASLRGALEARTATDLLVDEATARALLE; encoded by the coding sequence ATGATCGGTCGCGCCCTCACGGCGGCGCACCTCTACTACGTGCAGGACCGCACCATGGACGCGATCGCCCACGAGCTCGACACGTCGCGCTCCACCGTGTCGCGACTGCTCACCTACGCGCGGTCGACCGGGATCGTCGACATCCGCATCCGGTCGCCGTTCGCCGCACCCCAGCGACTCGAGGAGCGGCTCGCCGACCGCTACGGCGTCACGGCGCAGGTCGTGCCGGTGCCCGACGACACGACGGAGGTCGATCGGCTGCAGCGCGTCGCGGTCGCCGCCGGCCACGCACTGCTCGAGCTCGTGCACGACGACATGACGATCGGGGTCGCGTGGGGGTCGACGACCGAGGCCGTGAGCCGGCATCTCGTGCCGAAAGCCGTCCGTGGCACGACATTCGTGCAGCTCAACGGGTCCGGCAACACCCAGACGACCGGCATCCTGTACGCCAGCGAGATCCTGAGCCGCTTCGCCGCCGCCTACGAGGCGAGCGCCCAGCAGTTCCCCGTGCCGGCCTTCTTCGACGACCCGCAGACGAAGGAGGGCATGTGGCGGGAGCGCAGCACTCGGCGGATCCTCGACATGCAGGCGAGCATGGACCTCGTCGTCTTCAGCACGGGGTCGGCGGGGTCGCGGGTGCCGAGTCACGTGTACAGCGGCGGCTACCTCGAGGCCGACGAGCTCGATGAGCTCAGCGAGGAGGGCGTCGTGGGCGACATCGCGACGGTCTTCTTCCGGGCCGACGGGTCGAGCGACGGCATCGCGCTGAACGATCGTGCGACGGGCCCGACCCTCGAGCTCCTGCGTCGCGTGCCGCGGCGTCTGTGCATCGTCTCGGGGGTCTCGAAGCTCGCGAGCCTGCGAGGCGCGCTCGAGGCGCGCACGGCCACCGACCTGCTGGTCGACGAGGCGACAGCGCGCGCGCTCCTCGAGTGA
- a CDS encoding glycerol-3-phosphate dehydrogenase/oxidase yields MTTSTSPRGTDALAQRPYADVLIVGGGINGLATFRDLALQGVDVALVERGDFVSGASAASSHMIHGGIRYLENGEFRLVSEAVTERNALLRIAPHYVRPLQTTIPIYTTFSGVLSAPLRFLRHGGGRPRERGAALIKVGLVIYDSFSRGGGRVPRHEFHGRKRSLEELPQLNPNIKYTATYWDASLHDPERLALDVLRDGLAAGRDHARAVNYTAAARVEDGKVVLRDLETGAETPFAASVVVNASGPWTDLTNAAIDHPTSYMGGTKGSHIVLDNPELLEATGGRELFFEHSDGRIVLIYPLKGRVLVGTTDLEHDMADPIVCTEEEVDYFLELIANVLPEVAVDRSQIVYRFSGVRPLPGHGDVAPGFVSRDYRVESAPLKGTADTTVLSLVGGKWTTFRASAEHLADRVLEHLSRQRVRSTRGLSIGGGRGYPMTERTRKQWLATHEGGYGLERAEVLLDRYGTVAADVIEAIAIDDDDEPLRTLPTYSTGELRHLARTEAVVHLDDMLMRRTSIAFTGAVTAESAAEVAEAIAPVLGWSVEKRRLEVERGLARVHAADPAWPAAASASIPTSR; encoded by the coding sequence ATGACCACGTCGACTTCGCCGCGGGGGACGGATGCCCTCGCGCAGCGTCCGTACGCCGACGTCCTCATCGTCGGGGGCGGCATCAACGGCCTCGCGACGTTCCGCGACCTCGCGCTGCAGGGCGTCGACGTCGCCCTCGTCGAGCGGGGCGACTTCGTCAGCGGCGCGTCCGCCGCGTCGTCGCACATGATCCACGGCGGCATCCGGTATCTCGAGAACGGCGAGTTCCGTCTCGTCTCCGAGGCCGTCACGGAGCGCAACGCCCTCCTGCGCATCGCCCCGCACTACGTGCGTCCGCTGCAGACAACGATCCCCATCTACACGACCTTCTCGGGCGTGCTGAGCGCGCCGCTGCGGTTCCTCCGTCACGGCGGCGGCAGGCCGCGCGAGCGCGGCGCCGCCCTCATCAAGGTCGGGCTCGTCATCTACGACTCGTTCTCGCGCGGCGGCGGGCGGGTGCCGCGGCACGAGTTCCACGGGAGGAAGCGCTCGCTCGAAGAGCTGCCTCAGCTCAACCCGAACATCAAGTACACGGCGACCTACTGGGATGCCTCGCTCCACGACCCCGAGCGCCTCGCGCTCGACGTGCTCCGCGACGGCCTCGCGGCGGGCCGTGACCACGCCCGGGCGGTCAACTACACGGCGGCGGCGCGCGTCGAGGACGGCAAGGTCGTGCTGCGCGACCTCGAGACAGGTGCGGAGACGCCGTTCGCGGCATCCGTCGTCGTCAACGCATCGGGCCCGTGGACCGACCTCACGAACGCGGCCATCGACCACCCGACCTCGTACATGGGCGGCACGAAGGGCTCGCACATCGTGCTCGACAACCCGGAGCTGCTCGAGGCGACCGGCGGCCGCGAGCTGTTCTTCGAGCACAGCGACGGGCGCATCGTGCTGATCTACCCGCTGAAGGGCCGCGTGCTCGTCGGCACGACCGACCTCGAGCACGACATGGCCGACCCGATCGTGTGCACCGAGGAGGAGGTCGACTACTTCCTCGAGCTCATCGCCAACGTCCTCCCCGAGGTCGCCGTCGACCGCTCGCAGATCGTCTACCGGTTCTCGGGCGTGCGGCCGCTTCCGGGTCACGGCGACGTCGCTCCCGGCTTCGTGTCGCGCGACTACCGCGTCGAGTCGGCGCCGCTGAAGGGCACCGCCGACACGACGGTGCTGAGCCTCGTCGGCGGCAAGTGGACGACGTTCCGCGCGTCGGCGGAGCACCTCGCCGACCGCGTGCTCGAGCACCTCTCCCGGCAGCGGGTGCGCTCCACCCGTGGCCTCTCGATCGGCGGCGGACGCGGCTACCCGATGACCGAGCGCACGCGCAAGCAGTGGCTCGCCACGCACGAAGGCGGCTACGGACTCGAGCGCGCGGAGGTGCTGCTCGACCGATACGGCACCGTCGCGGCCGACGTCATCGAGGCCATCGCCATCGACGACGACGACGAGCCCCTGCGCACCCTCCCCACCTATTCGACGGGCGAGCTGCGCCACCTCGCCCGCACGGAGGCCGTCGTCCATCTCGACGACATGCTGATGCGGCGGACGAGCATCGCCTTCACCGGAGCGGTCACCGCGGAGTCGGCGGCCGAGGTCGCCGAGGCGATCGCGCCCGTCCTGGGCTGGAGCGTCGAGAAGCGGCGGCTCGAGGTCGAGCGCGGGCTCGCGCGCGTGCACGCCGCCGATCCGGCGTGGCCGGCTGCGGCATCCGCATCCATCCCGACATCGCGATGA